The Dehalococcoidia bacterium region TCGACGTCGTCAAGTGGTCGGGGGCGACCTGGACCTTTGTGCCGATCTTCTACGACCGCGACCTGGCGCGGGCACAGGGCCTGCCCGATACGCTGATTCCCGGCCCGATGAAGCTGGCGCTCTTTAACCTGTTGCTGCGGCAGTGGGCCGGTCCGCAGGTACGTGTGCGCAACGTCCGTGCGGCCTACCGCCGGCCGGACACGCCCAATCTGCCGCTCGCCTGCCATGGGCTGGTGACGGCGGTGCGGCGGGGCGAGAACGCCGGCGAGGTTGACCTGGAGTTGTGGGTCGAGAACGTGCGCGGCGAGCGCAGCGTCACCGGCGCGGCGACGATCGAGCTGCCTCTGCCCTGATGCGGAAGCGGAGGGTTTTGGCGGCCAGGCGATGGCGTCGCTTTCGCCGGCGCCGCCGGCCGGTCGCGGCCTTGCCCGGAGGGGGAGACCGCGCGTGTCGCTGCCTGCGCGGGGTCCGGCGGGGTTGTGGAGCGAGATGGACGATCGAGCGGACGCCGTGATCGTCGGCGGCAGCGTGGCCGGGGCGGCGACGGCAGCGTTTCTTGCCCGACGCGGCCGGCGGGTGGTCGTGCTCGAGCGTGCCCGCTTCCCACGCGACAAGCCATGCGGCGAAGGGATTATGCCGCACGGCGTGGACGTGCTGGCCGAGCTTGGCCTGGCGCGAGCGCTGCGGGAAGCCGGCGCTCGCGAGGTACATGGCGTGCGCTACACGCTGCCGGACGGGCGCAGCGCGTCGGCCAGTTTCTCGAAGCGGATCGGCGGCTCGCAGGTCGCGCTGGGCCTGCGGCGCCTGGCGCTCGACGAACTGCTGGCGCGGCAGGTTGCGGCCTTGCCTGGCGTTGACTTCGTTCAGGGTGTGCGCGTGTGCGGCCTGCGCCGTGCGCCCGACGCGGTCGTCGCGCTCGGGGACGGCGGGCAGACCTGGCGCGGCCGCGTGCTGGTTGGAGCGGATGGCCTGCATTCGCGCGTACGCGCCTGGCTGGGTTGGGATGGCGGCCGGCGCCGACCACGCCGCTACGGCGTCGTCGGCCATTTCCGCCTGCGCGCCGGCGAGCTGCCGCCGCTGATCGACGTGCTGATCGCGCCTGGCCTTGAGGCCTACCTGACGCCGCTAGACCGCGGTGACGCGCTGGTCGCGCTGCTCGGTGGAGAGTCGTTGATGCGGCGCTTCGCCGGCAGACTGCACGACGCGTTTGCCGCAATCGTGGCCGAACAGCCGGTGCTGGGCGCACGGCTACGCGGCGCCGAGCTGTTGCCCGGCGTGCGGGCGACGGGGCCGTTTGCAGCCCGCGCGCGCCGCGTGGCCGGCAGCCGCGCCCTGTTGGTTGGCGACGCCGCCGGCTTTCTGGACCCGATCACGGGCGAGGGGATGGCCTCGGCGCTGGTGCAGGCACGGGCGGCCGCGGGCGTGATCGACCGCGCCCTGCGCCGCGGCGAGCGTCCGAATCTCAGCGAATTCAGCGACCTGCACCGCTCAATTACGCGCCAGGGCGCCGTCCTCACCTGGCTGGCGCTGGCGCTCTGCGCCTCGCCGGCGCTCAGCAGCCGGGCAATGTGCGGGCTGCAAAGACGGCCGGGGCTGTTCGGCAGACTTCTGGCGATCAACTCGTCTCGCGCCGCATTGAGCAGCCTGACGCCGCGCGACTGGCTGGCGCTGCTGACCGGCATTTGAGCCGGGCTACTCGGCGCTCTCCAGCTCGAAGGCGCGGTGCAGGGCGCGCACCGCGGTCGTCACGTCGTCTTCGCCGATGATGCAGGTGATGCGGATCTCGCTGGTGGTAATGAGCTGGATGTTGATCCCGGCCTCGTAGAGGGTGCGGAACATCAGCGCCGCGTAGCCCGGCGTGTTCTGCATCCCCGTGCCGACGATGCTGATCTTGCCCAGCCGCGTGTCCGAGACGAGGCCGCCGGCGCCGATTTCGCCCGCGACCGGCTGAGTGAGCTGCAGCGCGCGGCGCAGATCGCCCTTGTCGACCGTGAACGTCAGATCGGTGAGGTTTTCCATGCTGGCGTTCTGCACGATCGTGTCGACCGAGATGTGCGCGTCCGCCAGCGGGCCGAAGATCGCGGCGGCGATGCCCGGCCGGTCCGGCACGCCGCGCACCGTGATCTTGGCGACGTCGAG contains the following coding sequences:
- a CDS encoding NAD(P)/FAD-dependent oxidoreductase; protein product: MDDRADAVIVGGSVAGAATAAFLARRGRRVVVLERARFPRDKPCGEGIMPHGVDVLAELGLARALREAGAREVHGVRYTLPDGRSASASFSKRIGGSQVALGLRRLALDELLARQVAALPGVDFVQGVRVCGLRRAPDAVVALGDGGQTWRGRVLVGADGLHSRVRAWLGWDGGRRRPRRYGVVGHFRLRAGELPPLIDVLIAPGLEAYLTPLDRGDALVALLGGESLMRRFAGRLHDAFAAIVAEQPVLGARLRGAELLPGVRATGPFAARARRVAGSRALLVGDAAGFLDPITGEGMASALVQARAAAGVIDRALRRGERPNLSEFSDLHRSITRQGAVLTWLALALCASPALSSRAMCGLQRRPGLFGRLLAINSSRAALSSLTPRDWLALLTGI